A single genomic interval of Numenius arquata chromosome 14, bNumArq3.hap1.1, whole genome shotgun sequence harbors:
- the LOC141471884 gene encoding putative short-chain dehydrogenase/reductase family 42E member 2 — protein MQEGSTEELHSSQPCESKLNECAGPLVNGGRRTVVTGGGGYLGYHLGCALVRSGIAVVLFDVQKPKWEIPNGADFFKGDVRDYDAVFKACEGVDCVFHVAACGMSGLEQIQKKDQIESINVGGTKIVIDVCKQRNIPRLIYTSTVNVVFGGNPIEEGDEETVPYFPLEKQFNHYSRTKAIADQMVLAANGTSLKGGEKLHTCVLRPPGIYGPEEPRHLPRVAVNIQRRLFNFKFGNHKVQMNWVHIGNLVQAHLLAAEALTSEKGYVASGQAYYIHDGENVIFSEWIIPLFEKLGYRKPWIHIPVLLVHIAATVMEYLHLILKPVFSFTPFLTRSEVWNVTVTHTFRIDKARNQLGYKPKKFSFADSVDHYLKTRPTCQKDHTFLKMVFAFGILLSLIILSFF, from the exons ATGCAAGAAGGATCTACAGAAGAGCTCCACAGCAGCCAACCGTGTGAGAGCAAACTAAATGAATGTGCTGGGCCACTGGTTAACGGAGGCAGAAGGACAGTGGTGACAGGAGGTGGAGGCTACCTGGGATACCATCTAGGATGTGCTCTTGTCAGGTCAGGAATTGCTGTTGTTCTGTTTGATGTACAGAAACCTAAATGGGAAATTCCAAACGGAGCAGATTTTTTCAAG GGTGATGTGAGGGATTATGATGCAGTGTTCAAAGCGTGTGAAGGAGTTGACTGTGTTTTTCATGTGGCTGCATGTGGAATGTCAGGATTAGAACAA ATTCAAAAGAAAGACCAGATAGAATCCATCAATGTCGGAGGCACAAAAATAGTAATTGACG TCTGCAAACAAAGAAATATCCCTAGACTGATATATACCAGTACAGTGAATGTGGTATTTGGAGGGAATCCTATTGAAGAGGGAGATGAAGAAACTGTGCCatattttccactggaaaag CAATTTAATCATTATTCTAGAACAAAGGCAATTGCAGACCAAATGGTTCTTGCTGCTAATGGAACTTCACTCAAAG GAGGTGAGAAGCTCCATACCTGTGTGCTTCGCCCACCAGGCATTTATGGACCAGAAGAGCCGCGCCACCTGCCACGAGTCGCC GTAAATATCCAGCGGAGACTATTTAACTTCAAATTTGGGAATCACAAAGTTCAGATGAACTGGGTTCACATAGGAAATCTTGTACAAGCTCACTTACTAGCTGCTGAGGCTCTCACTTCTGAGAAGGGTTATGTAGCT AGTGGTCAGGCGTATTACATACATGATGGTGAAAATGTCATATTTTCTGAATGGATCATCCCTTTG TTTGAAAAATTAGGCTACAGGAAACCCTGGATACATATTCCTGTTCTCCTGGTTCATATAGCag CCACTGTGATGGAATATCTGCACCTGATCCTAAAGCCAGTTTTTAGCTTTACACCTTTCTTGACAAGGAGTgag GTGTGGAACGTTACCGTAACTCACACTTTCCGAATAGACAAGGCACGAAATCAACTTGGGTACAAACCAAAGAAGTTCTCATTCGCTGATTCTGTGGATCACTATCTGAAAACAAGACCTACTTGCCAAAAGGATCACACGTTCCTTAAAATGGTGTTTGCTTTTGGTATTTTGCTAAGTTTgatcattctttctttcttctaa